A DNA window from Thiobacillus denitrificans ATCC 25259 contains the following coding sequences:
- a CDS encoding type II toxin-antitoxin system RelE/ParE family toxin, translating to MPARLCVATARRATSRGVRATATRACPNSRSKFKGDRKGSWSIRINDQWRICFRFENGNAYDVEIVDYH from the coding sequence GTGCCGGCAAGATTGTGTGTTGCGACAGCACGACGAGCAACGAGCCGGGGTGTACGTGCCACGGCGACGAGGGCGTGCCCCAATAGTCGATCCAAGTTCAAAGGCGACAGGAAGGGAAGCTGGAGCATACGCATCAACGATCAATGGCGAATCTGCTTCCGGTTCGAGAACGGCAACGCGTACGACGTGGAAATCGTCGATTACCACTGA
- a CDS encoding MFS transporter, producing MKSARPSFFVLIALVGGLAIFSSTLSKTPVLPLFAQALDATPAEIGWIVMASTIPGILISYPAGALSDQLGKRRVLLASLVVFATAPFLYLIISTAWQLMAVRFYHGFATAIFGTVASAAIAERYTADRAQRLSTYSSVTIVGRSVAPFLGGTLISLGSFGAVYIACAISGVLALVVGLALRDHAPPAATKIELPKFWTSLATVLRDRGIMLVSLVEAAQYLVFGAIEAFLALFASSLGIPAWQIGVILGVQLVSIVFAKPIAGKVSDRLGRRRVILPGLMIGAASVALLPYFPSFAGLSVLSLVFGLGFATVTSSTAALVADLTRDGRYGSSMGVLRTIMDVGQSIGPVLTGFLVGAAGYPSAFTLLAAILVAAAVLLGMLLKGVDTKASAAL from the coding sequence ATGAAGTCCGCACGCCCCTCCTTCTTCGTCCTCATCGCGCTGGTCGGCGGTCTCGCGATCTTCAGCTCGACTCTGTCGAAGACACCGGTCCTGCCGCTGTTCGCCCAGGCACTCGACGCGACGCCTGCCGAAATCGGCTGGATCGTCATGGCCTCGACGATCCCCGGCATCCTGATCAGCTACCCGGCAGGCGCGCTCTCGGACCAGCTCGGCAAGCGCCGCGTGCTGCTCGCCTCACTGGTCGTTTTCGCCACCGCGCCCTTTCTTTATCTGATCATCAGCACGGCCTGGCAACTCATGGCCGTCCGCTTCTACCACGGCTTCGCCACGGCAATCTTCGGCACCGTCGCGAGCGCCGCGATCGCCGAGCGCTACACGGCCGACCGCGCACAACGGCTGTCGACGTATTCCTCGGTCACGATCGTCGGCCGCTCGGTCGCGCCGTTTCTCGGCGGCACGCTGATCTCGCTCGGAAGCTTCGGCGCGGTCTACATCGCCTGCGCGATCAGCGGCGTCCTCGCGCTCGTCGTCGGCCTCGCGCTGCGCGACCATGCGCCTCCTGCCGCGACGAAGATCGAATTGCCGAAGTTCTGGACCAGCCTCGCCACGGTCCTCCGCGATCGCGGCATCATGCTCGTGAGCCTGGTCGAAGCCGCGCAATACCTCGTGTTCGGCGCGATCGAAGCCTTCCTCGCGCTCTTCGCGTCGTCGCTCGGCATCCCGGCATGGCAGATCGGCGTGATCCTCGGCGTGCAGCTCGTCAGCATCGTCTTCGCCAAGCCCATCGCGGGCAAAGTGTCCGACCGGCTCGGACGCCGCCGCGTGATTCTGCCCGGCCTCATGATCGGCGCGGCAAGCGTCGCGCTGCTGCCGTATTTCCCGAGCTTCGCGGGGCTGTCGGTGCTGAGCCTCGTCTTCGGCCTCGGCTTCGCCACCGTCACCTCGTCGACCGCAGCGCTCGTCGCGGACCTGACCCGCGACGGCCGCTACGGCTCGTCGATGGGCGTGCTGCGCACCATCATGGACGTCGGCCAGTCGATCGGCCCCGTGCTCACGGGCTTCCTGGTCGGCGCCGCGGGCTACCCGAGCGCATTCACGCTATTGGCCGCCATCCTCGTCGCCGCCGCCGTCCTGCTCGGCATGCTGCTCAAGGGTGTGGATACGAAGGCGTCCGCGGCGCTATAG